The region TTAAGTTATATAATATCAATTTTAATTAGTGGATTAGCATCAAAAGTAGGAGATTTAAACATCATAGAGAATCCAGAAATACATTTGCATCCAAGAGCACAATCTAAACTAACCGAGTTCTTAACTTTTATTGCAGACAAAGGAGTCAAGTTTATCATTGAGACTCATAGTGATCATATATTTAATGGGATGAGAAAGGCAATTAATAAAAAAGTGATATCTACTGAATCTCTAAATACGTACTTTTTTGCAATAGACGATAAAACTTTATGTTCTAATCCAAAACTAATAAAATTTGATAATAATGGTAATGTGGAAAATCATGAGGCAGGTTTATTCGATCAATTTGATGATGATTTAGATGAGTTATTAGGATTGTAATAATATGGAGTTAATTATAAATGAGTTTTCACTAGAAGGTCATTTTAACAGTGTAGATGATTTCTTGGATTCATTAATTGATATTATAAAGATCGAAACTATAATGAAAAAGTCTTCATTAAAACTGTTGAAACATTATGAACTATACTCCTCACCGATAACTACGGAATTTACTTTACATGAAATTTTATTAGATAATAATATAAGAACAAGACCAGAGATAAGAAAGTTTAAAAGACTTTTAAGTACATTGATAAATGATCCCCCATACTGGAATGATGATCAACGGCATAGTAGTAATAATAATTACTATTGCGATTATACAGAAAAAACAAATGGTTATTCATTAGCAGAGGCGTGTGAAAGAGATAGAATAGTATTATCTTTTCAACATAATAAATTTAAAGATCCTGATATTATAATAAAAAAAAATCTAGACGAAATAACATTGATAAATATATATAATCCACGTGATTTACTAGATTTTTTATATGAAAAAGAATTAATAGATTCATATTCTTACTGTCTATACTGGTTTAAAGATTCAAAAATATCTTTGGATCTACTAGAAGAAGAATACGGATTTAATTCTTTACAGAAACATGAAAAAAGGATTTTCATATCTGCAGTGAAGTTATTTGACCAGTTAAGTTGGGATGATATACCTAATCATGAGGGGCTTAAATATAAGCAGTATCAACCTAGTCCTAATGAGGATTGGTTTAGGAATTCAGAGTACAGTGATAAGCAAATATTAAAGTTCCGTGCAAGTCAAAAATTGAGATGTTTTGGTTTTCGAGAAGGAAATATTTTTTATATTCTAAGGTTCGAAACAGACCATAAAATTAGTGATTATGGGTAATTTAAAGATTTAATTCAAAGACAAAACACAAATTACCGATTTACTAATAGTGAACCGTAACAATTAGTGGTAAAACAGAAAGTGGAATTAATTATTGGTCATGAAATTTTATTAGGTCTACAATAAACAGTCTTTTTTGAAAATCTCACTATCCTAACTCGGTGTGACCTTTGTCTAAAAAAATAAGAAGAATCCTTCCCAGTTATAGAATGCAAGGGGGATTCTTCATATCTGAAAGATTTAGCGATTATATTAATTTGTACCGGTGTAAAGTTTGTCTTTTAGAATTGCAGTAGCAATCTCTGCACAATCATTGCAATAACTCTTACTTGCTGCAAAAGTTACAACAAAAGAGGTCGTTGCTGAAACACCTTGACCAATTAGAGGTATTCTCTTACCAATCTGTTTTAAAGTTGTTTTAATTGCTTGTTTCTCAAGTTGATCCTTAGCAATTTTTTCGAGTAGTTTAGTTATTGCAGTTTTAGTAGTATACTTTAAGATTTTATTTGCGATAGTCAGTAGTCTTTCGTTATATAAAGGTTTATTCTCTTCAATGATTTGTTGACTTAATCCAAAAGACTTTCTTATACGGTCAAATACACCTGTCAGAATGGAGAGATCCACTGATATATCAACTAACGGAATGGGATTTACCCCGTTAGCAGCAGCAAGAGTTGAACCTAAATAAATATATTTATAACATGCCTTTTTCTTGGTTTCCAAAAAATCTTCTGAATACGCTTTTGCATCCAATGAAAATTTTATTTTCTTAACTGTGTTTAGATTATCATATATGGCTTTGGTAAGGTCATCTAATCCCTCTTCAGTTCGACAACTTGTAAAATATACTTTGACTTCTGTTCCTACCTGTTTTTTTACATCGTTTAAAACGTCCTCCTTTAATTGTTCGGTAGTTTTCCCTTTTTCAAACATGCTGTCTACGGAATTACGCACAAATAGACATTTCTTACCCTCCTGTTGAAGTCTTCTAAAAAACTCTGTATCTTCTTGTCTGAACTTCCCCGAAAAGACACAAATAAAGATATCGTAACTAAGTACATTAAACTTTTCAAAAAAAGATTCTGCAGGGAAATTCTTTGTACCATAACCCGGTAAATCGGTAAGGATTAAATCTTCCCATTTATAAGGATCTTCAGTAATTGTTGTATCTGTTTCTTGAGACACATTTGCTACCTCTTCACCAATGAGAGCATTGATTAAAGAGGACTTACCTGAGCCCGGTTGACCAAAGAGGGCAATTTTTACCTGTGTTTGATTTAATTTATCTAACTCTTCTTTAATGGCTTCAATAGATTCGTAAATATCATTTTCATCCATCATGGGTATCCTCCTCAAATTAACAAGATTGTAAGTATTTATCTTTCTCAAATATACCATTTTAAGGTAAGTGATTTCATATAAATTTTCTGTTTTTTTGAGTACTCACTTTAACTGCTAATATTTCGTTTGTAAGAAACAAAGCTTAATCACTAATAAGCCTGTTGCCTACTATATTATGGAAATGCCATAATATCATTATGATTGAAAATTCAAAGGTGGATATAAATGATACTTAGTAATGATTTTTTTGAACGTTTAAAAGGAATTGTAAGTTATTCATGGGAGATATTTTCCCAAAAAGTTGGTAGTGGTTTAATACAGATAAACAAGGAAGCATCCATGCAGTTGAAATACGCTTATATTCTCCAACAGTTCATTCCTCTTATTATTTTTGATAATAGGGAAAAAGTTGAAATCGAACTTGAGTCTACTTGTTTTATAAACGGAAAAACTAGAGAAATAGACATACTACTAAAAGGAACTAATTGTGTTTCTGAAACTTATACAATTGCAATAGAACTCAAGTGTTACAAAAAATTGGCTTCCTCAGGTAACCCTAGAGGGGCACATGATATATTTATGAAAGATGTATATTGTGATTTATTTTTACTTGAACAATATTGTAATCATAATCATGCAGACCTAGGTATAAGTTTAGTGATGACAAATTATCAAACATCCGTGAATCCATTAAATAAGTCAGCAAAATGTTGGGCATATGATATCTCTAATGGAGCACAAGTGAGTTCTGGAACCAATTTTTGTACTCCAATAGGTGGAAACGAAATTGACTTTACTCTAAATAAAAATTATTCATTTTTATGGAAGTCCTATGGTGAATACTGGTTTACAGAAATAATAGGAAGTTAAGGAATTTAGGAAAGGAAATTATAATAATGTCAATTTATCAAAACATCTTTCATTATTATAGGGGACAAACCAAAAGTAGTACGGAAGAAACTCAAATTCTTCAGGTTGAAAATAATGTAACAAAAGCCTTTTTAAATGTGTTGCAGCATTCTTCCCCTGAGTTGACTACAGCCTTTGTAAAAATACTAGGAATAAACTCTACGGAAAAAGGGTTTGAATACCGTTATCAAGTAAATTCACCTCTTCCTAAAATTACACCTATTGCTGCAATTATAGGGATTGCTGAAAGTAAGGAAATAAAAACCGGTGCATCTAAGCAATATGGAATACCTGATGGCGCTATTATTTCAAACGAAGTATCACTCTTGATTGAAAATAAAATTGGCTTTAACTCTTATTTGGAACATGAGCAATTAAACAGACATAGAATTAATTTTGTAAATGGGCAAATAGTAAAAGATAAACCTATTATCTTAACATGGAAAGAAGTTCGTAACTTTCTCAATGAACAGTACCAATATTTTGAAGAAAAGAAAGATCTTATTACATGTTTTTTATTAAGGCAATTTGAGGAATTTTGCTTAATTAATTGCATAGGTGACAAACAAAAGTCTAAAGAATATTTCTTTTTAAGATTTGAGAAGTTGAAAGCCAGAGAACTTGCTAGAACAATTGATTCATATATTTGGAATAATAATGATTTTAATGTCTTGGACGCTGGAACAAGTAATGGAATAGGTTATAAAAGGGTAGGAAAATCAAAGTTTGCTACTTTAACAACTGCAAGACAAAGATGTTTAATTTTACATATTGGTGAAAAAGAATGGAATTTAGGGTTAGAGATCCAAAATAAAATAGACAATGAACTGGGTATTAAATATCCTAGAAAGGATTATGAATATACTAAATACCCTCATG is a window of Falsibacillus albus DNA encoding:
- a CDS encoding GTPase produces the protein MDENDIYESIEAIKEELDKLNQTQVKIALFGQPGSGKSSLINALIGEEVANVSQETDTTITEDPYKWEDLILTDLPGYGTKNFPAESFFEKFNVLSYDIFICVFSGKFRQEDTEFFRRLQQEGKKCLFVRNSVDSMFEKGKTTEQLKEDVLNDVKKQVGTEVKVYFTSCRTEEGLDDLTKAIYDNLNTVKKIKFSLDAKAYSEDFLETKKKACYKYIYLGSTLAAANGVNPIPLVDISVDLSILTGVFDRIRKSFGLSQQIIEENKPLYNERLLTIANKILKYTTKTAITKLLEKIAKDQLEKQAIKTTLKQIGKRIPLIGQGVSATTSFVVTFAASKSYCNDCAEIATAILKDKLYTGTN